In Monodelphis domestica isolate mMonDom1 chromosome 3, mMonDom1.pri, whole genome shotgun sequence, the following proteins share a genomic window:
- the LOC100012002 gene encoding beta-1,3-galactosyltransferase 2-like, with translation MKLRKWNMVLWAVLSTAFLGLLVSFLSQLLASWTTPAYLSLPSPRISSRKFEWKIQTPHPFDLRYPYSYPFLINHPDKCEGPRGAPFLLMLVMTRPQDVGVRQAIRQTWGNETLVPSVVVRRLFVLGLPPPLFDKELQALLEEEDREHGDLLQVGFLDTYRNLTLKVLMGLEWMAQHCPSAKYVLKVDSDVFLNPRFLLHQVLWPNGPSPPDFITGHINRNTNPVRRLHTKWYMPPELYSQSKYPDYCVGPGYVLSGSLALRILTTAQHVKAIYLEDVFVGLCLRLLGVKPTPAPPNTFLMFRRKYNHCAFQRLVLVHQFQHQELLKIWPDFLTSNAACPTV, from the coding sequence ATGAAGCTGAGGAAATGGAATATGGTGCTCTGGGCTGTGCTGAGCACAGCCTTTTTGGGATTGTTGGTATCGTTTCTGAGTCAGCTGCTAGCTTCTTGGACAACTCCAGCCTATTTGAGCCTTCCATCTCCAAGGATCTCTTCAAGAAAATTTGAGTGGAAAATTCAAACACCACATCCCTTTGACCTAAGGTACCCTTATTCCTACCCCTTCCTGATCAACCATCCTGACAAGTGTGAAGGTCCCAGAGGGGCGCCATTCCTGCTCATGCTGGTGATGACTCGACCCCAGGATGTGGGGGTGCGCCAGGCCATCCGGCAAACATGGGGTAATGAGACTTTGGTGCCCAGTGTGGTTGTCCGCCGACTCTTTGTTCTTGGCCTGCCTCCACCTCTCTTTGACAAGGAACTTCAGGCCCTCCTGGAAGAGGAGGACAGGGAGCATGGAGACCTCCTCCAGGTGGGCTTCCTGGACACATACCGCAACTTGACTCTCAAGGTCCTCATGGGGTTGGAGTGGATGGCCCAGCACTGTCCCAGTGCTAAGTATGTGCTCAAGGTGGATAGTGATGTCTTCCTAAACCCCAGATTTCTGCTCCATCAGGTGCTGTGGCCCAAtggaccttcaccgcctgactttATCACAGGACACATTAACAGAAACACAAATCCTGTGCGGAGACTGCATACAAAGTGGTACATGCCCCCAGAGCTGTATTCCCAGAGCAAGTATCCTGACTATTGTGTGGGCCCTGGCTATGTTCTGTCTGGGTCCCTGGCCCTCCGGATCTTGACCACAGCTCAGCATGTCAAGGCCATTTACCTGGAGGATGTGTTTGTAGGGTTGTGTTTGAGACTGCTTGGAGTGAAGCCTACACCTGCTCCCCCTAATACCTTCCTAATGTTCAGGAGGAAGTACAACCATTGTGCTTTCCAACGACTTGTCCTGGTCCACCAGTTCCAGCACCAAGAGTTACTAAAGATTTGGCCAGACTTCCTGACATCCAATGCTGCCTGCCCCACCGTGTAG